Part of the Ignavibacterium album JCM 16511 genome, GGAACAATTTATTATCAGATTGTTCCTAAAAATGCCCTTGAACTTGTGCTATGGCTTGAGTCAGACAGAATGGGATATCTGTTGCCAACTGTTACTCAAGAGGCTTTTCTGAATCAACAGGAAGTTGTTCAAAATGAAAAGCGTCAAAGAGTTGATAACCAACCGTACGGACATACAAGTTATGTAATCAATAAACTTCTGTATCCGACCGGACATCCATACAGTTGGGAAGTTATAGGTGAACTGATTGATTTGCAGAATGCCACAGTAAAAGATGTTCATGATTTTTACAGAACCTGGTATGGCCCAAACAATGCAACCCTTGTGGTTGCCGGAGATTTTGATAAATCCGAAACAAAAAAGCTTATCGAAAAATATTTTGGTGAATTAAAACCATCTGATCCTGTTACTGATCTTAAACCAATGCCTGTTGAACTTAAAGAAATTAAAAAAGCTTTTTATGAAGATAAATTTGCTCAGTCACCGGAATTAAATATGGTATTTCCGACAGTCGAGCAATATAACAAAGATGGTTATGCACTTGATGTTTTAGCAGACTTATTAGCAAAAGGAAAACGCTCACCATTTTACAAAGTGATAGTTGAAGAGAAAAAACTTGCGCCTTCTGTAAGTGTTTTTCAAAATAGTAGTGAACTCGCTGGTGATTTCAGAATAAGAATAAGAACTTTTCCGGATAAAAATCTTACTGAAGTAGAAAAAGCAATCTTTGAAGCTTTAGAAAAATTTGAGAAAGATGGATTTACAGATAAAGATCTTGAAAGAATTAAAGCCGGAATTGAAACAAATTTTTATAATCAGATTGCAAGTGTGCTTGGTAAATCTTTTCAACTTGCTCAGTATAATGAATATGCCGGCTCACCTGATTTTATTTCTGAGGATTTGAAAAACAGTCTCGCAGTTACTAAAGAAGATGTATGGCGTGTTTATAATAAGTATATTAAAAATAAAAATTATGTTCTGACGAGTTTTGTTCCTGCTGGCAAAACGGATTTGATTGCTGCTCAATCGGAAAAATTTGTTGTACCTGAAGAACAAATCAAACCTCTGAATGAAGAAGAAATAAAGGTACGCAATTCAAATCCTGATAATCAGGTTAAAGTTGATCCAATTCCATCTTCGTTCGATCGAAACATTGTTCCGGCACTTGGTGCAGATCCTTTAATCAATGTTCCAAAAGTTTGGGATGCTAAACTTAAAAACGGAATTAAGATTTACGGAATCGAATATAACGAACTACCTCTTTTCGATTTTCAAATTGAAATCAAAGGAGGTTTATTGCAGGATGAAATGAACAAAGTTGGAGTTGCCAACCTTACAGCAAGAATGCTGACTCAGGGAACAAAAAACAAAACTCCGATAGAACTTGAAGATGCAATCGAAGAACTTGGTGCACGTATTAATGTTTCTGCAACGAATGAATCAATTGTGTTGCAGGCAAATTGCCTTAGTTCTAAGTTTAATGAAGTTTATAAACTTACCGAAGAAATTCTTTTGGAACCACGATGGGATGAAAAAGAATTTGCAAGATTAAAACAGGAAACACTGGAAACTATCAGAAGAGGAAAATCAAATCCTGCTGCTGTTGCTTCGAATGTTTTTAATAAACTTATCTATGGTGATGACCATATTTTCTCAAAGAGTATTCTCGGAACAGAAGAATCCGTTAATGCAATTACATTGGATGATTTAAAAGATTACTATCAGAAAAATATTGCACCACAGCTCGCAAGCATTTCATTTGCAGGTAATATTAAAAAAGATGAAGTTGTTAAAGCATTCTCTTCGTTAGAAAAAAGGTGGAATGAAAAACCGGTTAAAATTAAAACTTATCCTGAACCAATAATGACAGATAAATCTGTTGTTTACTTTATTGATTTTCCTAACGCAAAGCAATCAGAAATTCGTATTGGACATTTGGGAATAAATTACACACATCCTGATTATTTCAAAGCTTATGTAATGAATTACAAACTCGGCGGTAGTTTTAACGGAATAGTAAATCTTATTCTTAGAGAAGAAAAAGGATTTACTTACGGTGCAAGAACAGATTTTCGCGGGACCGAATTGCCAGGGTACTTTGTTGCTGCTGCAGCGGTTCAGACAAATGCTACTCTTGAATCAGCTCAGATTTTCAGAGATGAAATTGTTAAATACCGCAATGGAATTTCTGAAGAAGATATGAACTTCACAAAAAATTCATTATTAAAATCTAACGCACTCAGATTTGAAACTCTTGGTGCTTTACGCGGAATGCTTTCTCAAATTGCTAAGTATAATCTTCCTTTTGATTATGTAAAAAATCAGGAGAAACAAATTCAGAATATGACAATTGAAGAACACAAAAAGCTTGCAGAAAAATATTTGCAACCTGATAAAATGATTTATCTGATCGTTGGTGATAAAGCAACTCAGTATGATAAATTAAAAGAACTCGGTTTAGGTGATCCAATTTTACTTGATAAAGATGGAAATGTTATAAAATAATTTTAAAGTCGGAGACGCAGAGAATTAAATCTTTGCGTCTCTGCGACTTTGCGAGAAATTTATTTATTGTTTAATTGAAAAAGCAGGTCGAAGAAGTCCAACGGATAAAGACAGCAAGCCAATAAGAAAAACTTCCCACATAAACTCAACCGGAGAAGTTGAATTTAATCTTTCTTCAAAGTTGCAGATAAAGCCAAATAAAATCAGAATCACGCCAATTAGAATAAGTATAATATCTGATTTCATAAATTTAATTCTACTACCAGCTTCAGTCTGCCTCAAAGCTAAAATTGAAAATGATATAAAAATAACAGACACCAACACCGGTGCAAGAACAGGAGAAATCCAGGGAACAGGGATAAGAAAAAGTAAATCATCTGTAAGGAGAGATGCCGGCCAGTTGATAAATACTTTTAACCAGATGTAATAAAAAATATCCCACACTCCAAATGCAAATAAAAAGTAAGCGACTTTTTCTACAAAAATTTTTCCGGCAATCAATGCTATAGTTACAAGCATTATAATAGTTGCAAGCTCTCTTCCAAGTTCAATAATCAAAATTTTATCGGGTATTATTTTTAATGGGAAAGTAAAACCGCTTGGATAATAAAGCTCTCTTAAATAAACAACTACAGCAGATTCAAGATAAGCCATCACCATACTGAAAAGAAAGACAACTAATATTTTCCGTGAAAGTTCCATAAGTTATTTATCAGAACGAATAATTTTTTTTCTTTGAAAACTTAATACTCACTTTTTTAACATTCAATGCAGATTGAATATGTTTTTATTGCTGATTAAATTGCTAATGAAAGATTGATTCATATTCACAGGATCATCAATGAGAGAATTTTTCAGCGTTCAGGAAGTAGCAAAACTACTGAATGTCAGTCACTCCGCCGTTCTTTATCATATTCGTTCGGGAAATCTTAAAGCTGTGCAGGTTGGAAAAATTTATATTATATCTAAGGAAGATTTCGGTGATTTTCTCAAAAACCAGCAGAAGAAAAAAGAAAAGAAAACGAAAAAGAAACCCGATGAACCGCTACTGTTCTGATTCAGAAAACTTCAGAATTTTCATCAGATATTCTGCCAATTCTTTTTTCGGTCTACCTGACAATTCTTTTATGCAATAACAATAAGCAAAAGCAATCGGAACAATTCTTAACTTATCATCACTGTAAAACTGGTCAATCTTTTTAACCATCATATTTAAGTCAAGGTCATTCGATTTATTCTGTTCCAACAAATTTTTAATATCATCTCTGCAACCAAGCGAATCAATATTAAATTGAAATAGATTTATTACTCTTTGTCTTTCGAGCATTGAACTTAGATAATCATATTTCATATCACGCATAATAGAATACTTTTCGAAATCAATCCACATATATCCATTCTCTGCACCATGAGTATATCTTTTATCCTGTGCGAAAATCAATATGTGAAATACCAGAATAAAAACAGAAACAAATATGAAATTGATTTTTTTCATAAGAATTACATTCACAAAATTTTTCCAATCTTATTGCAAATAAACTAAATTTGTGTAGCAGTTAAAAGTCATTTGATAATCTTTTCGGACGGAAATAAATGGGTTCGCATCTCCTTAGCAAATCATCTTTTATTCGCGGCATTCAATGCGAAAAACATCTTTTCCTGTATAAATATCACTATTATGAAATGGACGAACTTTCTGAAATGCAGAAAGCGGTCTTCAAAAGAGGAACTGATGTTGGAAAACTTGCTCAACAACTTTTCCCCGGCGGAATTGACTTATCACCTGAATCTCATACAGATTATGACGAGGCAATAATTAAAACTAAAGAAAGTCTGAAATCCGGAAAGAAAATTATTTACGAAGCAGCATTTCAATTTAACGATGTGCTGTCAGTTGCTGATATCCTTATAAATGATAATACCGGTTTGGAAATATTTGAAGTTAAAAGCTCGACTTCTGTTACCGAAGTTTATCTGATGGATGCTGCACTTCAATATTGGGTAATTGCCAAATCCGGCTATACGATTAAAAACTTTTCAATAGTTTATATAAATAATCAGTATGTGAGAAAAGGAGAATTAGATTTAAAACAGTTGTTTGTGGTTGAGTCAGTTCTGGATAGAATATTACCACTTCAAAAATGGGTTGAGGAGAATGTAAGCAGATTGAAAAAAGTTTTGATGCAAAATAAAATTCCCGATATAGATATTGGAGAACATTGTTATGTGCCCTATCTGTGTGGATTCTATTATTACTGCAGAAAACATATTCCCGAAAATTCTGTTTTTGATTTAAGCGGAGTTCATCTTTCAAAAAAATATGAAATGTACAGAAGCGGAATAATTTCACTAAAGGAAGTTACAGATGAAATAAATCTGCCTAAGAATGCACAGATTCAACTTGATGTTTTTAGGAATGGAAAAAATCTTATTGATGTTGATGCAATAAAAAGTTTTTTGTCAGCCATCAATTATCCGCTTTACTTTATGGATTTCGAAACATTTCAGCCGGCAATCCCAATGTTTGATAATTCAAGGCCTTATATGCAAATTCCATTTCAATTTTCACTTCATTACAAGGAAAATAAAAACAGTCAGTTGAAGCATTTCGAATTTTTAGCCGAAGCAAATAACGATCCTCGAATTTCTTTCATCGAGAATCTTATTAAGGATACAGAATCCGAAGGCGATATTCTTGTTTACAATAAGAATTTTGAAGTTACACGATTAAAAGAAATCGCAGAGGCATTTCCTCATTACAAAAAACAAATTGAAATAATCATTGGCAGAATAAAGGACCTGATAATTCCTTTTCAGAAAAAATATTATTACACAAATGAGATGAAGGGTTCATATTCAATTAAATATGTATTGCCGGCACTTGTGCCCGAACTTTCTTATGAAAATTTACCTGTAAATGAAGGCGGATTAGCTTCACTTACTTTTGAAAGTCTGTTTGGGGAAAGTGATACTGAAATAATAAAAGAAAAAAGAAATCAACTCCTTGAATATTGCAAGCTTGATACTTTTGCAATGGTAAAAATTTTAGAAAAACTGGAAAGCATATTATGAGTAAAAGAATCTGTTTAATAACCGGCGCAACTTCAGGCATAGGCAAAGCTACAGCTTATGAGTTGTCAAAGAAAAACTATGAGTTAATCCTGATAGGAAGAAATGAGGAGAAATGCAAAAAGGTTGTTAATGAACTTAATCGAAAAAACACAAGCTCTGATGTTAAGTATTATGTTACAGATATTTCTTTGATAAAAGAAGTAAAGAAATTATGTGAACGACTTAAAAATGATTATCAGAGAATTGATGTGTTGATAAATAATGCCGGCGCAAGATTTCTTCAGCATCAGTTAACCAGTGAGGGAATTGAATTAACTCTTGCAACAAATCATCTCGGACATTTCGTTTTGACAAATGAGCTTCTGCCTTTACTTAAAAATTCAGATGATGCAAGAATAATTAATGTTTCTTCTGCGGCACACGGCGGAGGAAAAGGGCTGATTGAAAATATATCTGATTCATCCAGTTATGATGGAAGATTGCAATACTCAAATTCTAAACTGGCTAATGTTCTTTTTACTTATGAGTTGGCTGAAAGATTAAGCAATCATAAGATTGGTGTGTTCGCAGTTGATCCAGGTGGCGTGGCAACAAACTTCGCAAGGAATAACGGATTAAAGTTCTGGATTAAACATCTTGTTTATTACTTATTGAAAAGACAATTGATTACTCCAAAACAAGCAGCGCAAACAATTGTTTATCTGGCTAATTCAATTGAAGTAAAAGGACAGACAGCAAAATATTTTTTTGATATGAAGGAAAAGAAATCCTCACAACTTTCTTATGATAAATCTTTACAGAAAAATTTGTGGGAGATGAGTGAGGAATTAGTGAAAGGAATAAAGTAATTTCTTGTTGTTGTAAAAATCGGTTTGAGAGAGAGATTAAGAAATTCTCAACCTGCAGCTCAATTGCGCCTCTGCACGAAGTATTTCACGCAGAGACGCAAAGCCGCAGAGATTTTTATTCTTTCCAGTCAGGAACTCTTCCCGGTGTGTATGGTGCTTTTAACTTTTCTAATTCATTTTCAAGATTTTTCAAATCAACTTCAATAAGCTTTTTCAAAGCATTTAACACTGGTTTAAATTCATTCGAAGCTATTCGATAATTGTCACGATAAGTTTGTGTCGGTGCAGATGTTGTTTGCCACATTCCGTAAACTACTTCACCAACTCTATCTGCAATGCTTGGATAAATTGGTTCATTTCTTTTAGCTATTACATCATCACCGGTTAGTTTTCTGTAAAGTGTTGTATTTTCAGAAGCAATTCTATCCGTTTCTTCTAATAATTTGTGTGGAGCGTTTTCTGTTCTTAAAAGAGCTGTTTTAATTAAAGCAACTTTCTTTTTTAATTCATTAGAGGATTCAATCGCTCCCTGAACAGCACGATTAAGTTCTGTTACTTTCTTTTGGAAAGTAACTAATTCAGCTCTGTCTTCAGCAGGTAATGTTACATTGTTCAGTACTTTGGCTTCAAACTCAACAGGACCAGCGACTTGTTTAAATTCTCCCTTGTCATAAAGTGTCATCGTGACTTTGTATTTTCCCGGCATTACGGGATAACCACTTTCATCCTGTGAATCTACTTTTTTAACAGGATTAGCTGAGGGATATTTCAAATCCCAATTAACTCTGTTAATACCTTCTTTTACATCGCTTTTAATTTTTCTTACAATGTTTCCTGCATCATCATAAACAGTAAATAACAGATAAGGTTTTATTTCATCATCTTCTTTTCTTAAATCCTCCCAACTTGGGTAGTAAACCGGCTCACCCTTTTCAATCAACTTTTTCTCGTTTTCTTTTCTTTGTTCTTTCAAAGTCTTTGGAGCTTCTTTAACATAATAAGTAAAGGTTGCTCCGAAAGGAGGATTTTCTGCTTTATAAAAAGATGAGCCAAGTGAACTGAAAGTAGCATTTCGTTTTATAAACATAAGTGCATCTTTAACAGGGAAGAGTTTGA contains:
- a CDS encoding SDR family oxidoreductase, with the protein product MSKRICLITGATSGIGKATAYELSKKNYELILIGRNEEKCKKVVNELNRKNTSSDVKYYVTDISLIKEVKKLCERLKNDYQRIDVLINNAGARFLQHQLTSEGIELTLATNHLGHFVLTNELLPLLKNSDDARIINVSSAAHGGGKGLIENISDSSSYDGRLQYSNSKLANVLFTYELAERLSNHKIGVFAVDPGGVATNFARNNGLKFWIKHLVYYLLKRQLITPKQAAQTIVYLANSIEVKGQTAKYFFDMKEKKSSQLSYDKSLQKNLWEMSEELVKGIK
- a CDS encoding DUF2779 domain-containing protein; translation: MGSHLLSKSSFIRGIQCEKHLFLYKYHYYEMDELSEMQKAVFKRGTDVGKLAQQLFPGGIDLSPESHTDYDEAIIKTKESLKSGKKIIYEAAFQFNDVLSVADILINDNTGLEIFEVKSSTSVTEVYLMDAALQYWVIAKSGYTIKNFSIVYINNQYVRKGELDLKQLFVVESVLDRILPLQKWVEENVSRLKKVLMQNKIPDIDIGEHCYVPYLCGFYYYCRKHIPENSVFDLSGVHLSKKYEMYRSGIISLKEVTDEINLPKNAQIQLDVFRNGKNLIDVDAIKSFLSAINYPLYFMDFETFQPAIPMFDNSRPYMQIPFQFSLHYKENKNSQLKHFEFLAEANNDPRISFIENLIKDTESEGDILVYNKNFEVTRLKEIAEAFPHYKKQIEIIIGRIKDLIIPFQKKYYYTNEMKGSYSIKYVLPALVPELSYENLPVNEGGLASLTFESLFGESDTEIIKEKRNQLLEYCKLDTFAMVKILEKLESIL
- a CDS encoding M16 family metallopeptidase — encoded protein: MFSQKISLVALLSLFTIASFPQSAEKFKLDYEKYKLSNGLEVILHEDKSDPIVSVTILYHVGSNREKPGKTGFAHLFEHMMFQESQHVGQDKFFKYIQENGGTLNGGTWQDGTIYYQIVPKNALELVLWLESDRMGYLLPTVTQEAFLNQQEVVQNEKRQRVDNQPYGHTSYVINKLLYPTGHPYSWEVIGELIDLQNATVKDVHDFYRTWYGPNNATLVVAGDFDKSETKKLIEKYFGELKPSDPVTDLKPMPVELKEIKKAFYEDKFAQSPELNMVFPTVEQYNKDGYALDVLADLLAKGKRSPFYKVIVEEKKLAPSVSVFQNSSELAGDFRIRIRTFPDKNLTEVEKAIFEALEKFEKDGFTDKDLERIKAGIETNFYNQIASVLGKSFQLAQYNEYAGSPDFISEDLKNSLAVTKEDVWRVYNKYIKNKNYVLTSFVPAGKTDLIAAQSEKFVVPEEQIKPLNEEEIKVRNSNPDNQVKVDPIPSSFDRNIVPALGADPLINVPKVWDAKLKNGIKIYGIEYNELPLFDFQIEIKGGLLQDEMNKVGVANLTARMLTQGTKNKTPIELEDAIEELGARINVSATNESIVLQANCLSSKFNEVYKLTEEILLEPRWDEKEFARLKQETLETIRRGKSNPAAVASNVFNKLIYGDDHIFSKSILGTEESVNAITLDDLKDYYQKNIAPQLASISFAGNIKKDEVVKAFSSLEKRWNEKPVKIKTYPEPIMTDKSVVYFIDFPNAKQSEIRIGHLGINYTHPDYFKAYVMNYKLGGSFNGIVNLILREEKGFTYGARTDFRGTELPGYFVAAAAVQTNATLESAQIFRDEIVKYRNGISEEDMNFTKNSLLKSNALRFETLGALRGMLSQIAKYNLPFDYVKNQEKQIQNMTIEEHKKLAEKYLQPDKMIYLIVGDKATQYDKLKELGLGDPILLDKDGNVIK
- a CDS encoding helix-turn-helix domain-containing protein, whose protein sequence is MREFFSVQEVAKLLNVSHSAVLYHIRSGNLKAVQVGKIYIISKEDFGDFLKNQQKKKEKKTKKKPDEPLLF